The sequence GCGTTGGCATATGCTTTGAGCGCTTTAGCCACGGCCCGGAAATTATCTCCCCGATAGGAATAAGGGATAATGAGCACTCCGTAATGGGGCCGATGTTCATTGAAAAACTGGACCGTAAGCCTGATAAAATCGTTTCTATTTCTCGTTACCATGCATCGCTTGCGAGAAGCCGCATACTCCAGCTGTTCAAGGTCGCTTGCCTGGACCATACCAACTTCGTGGGCGCTTGCGGCATCCACTTTGTCTTTCCTAAGCATCTCGGAAATTACGGGACTCAGGTCTTCATCCAGGTAATATTTGATCACGGCTTGCCGGCCGTGAGAAAAGGATATTTCTGTCTGATGCTCTTCAGGGTCCACTGTTCGTTTTCCGCGATGAGCGCGTCTATCTCCTCGCTATAGAAGGAATAATAGCCGAGTGCCGCCTTGAGCTGCCGCTCCGAAAGCCAATGATAGGACAGCTGCAACCGCTTAAAGGTCTGGCCAGAGCTTTTATATACCGCGATAACTTCCCACACCTCTATGCCAGTACCCGCAATCCGGGCTTTTTTGCCGCTTACACCCTCGGAATATATAA is a genomic window of Nitrospirota bacterium containing:
- a CDS encoding DUF433 domain-containing protein gives rise to the protein MPTLQKSLRLSEGIVREIDDIAKRAKKDFTAVTNELLEEAIKAHRSPDIIYSEGVSGKKARIAGTGIEVWEVIAVYKSSGQTFKRLQLSYHWLSERQLKAALGYYSFYSEEIDALIAENEQWTLKSIRQKYPFLTAGKP
- a CDS encoding DUF5615 family PIN-like protein — encoded protein: MIKYYLDEDLSPVISEMLRKDKVDAASAHEVGMVQASDLEQLEYAASRKRCMVTRNRNDFIRLTVQFFNEHRPHYGVLIIPYSYRGDNFRAVAKALKAYANAHTVGLSSYLVDFL